Proteins from one Xenorhabdus griffiniae genomic window:
- the sfnG gene encoding dimethylsulfone monooxygenase SfnG, with protein sequence MAEFNSQPIKFAYWVPNVSGGLVISKIPQRTNWDHTYNRSLAQIAESVGFDYALTQIRFTAGYGAENQHESMTFSQDLLSVTNKLKIIAALLPGPWKPVLAAKQIATISQLYGARIAVNIVSGWFRGEFKAIGEPWLDHEERYLRSEEFIRCLKGIWSQPAFSFSGDFYRFHDYILNPKPQTPLPEIFQGGSSRAARDMAARVSDWYFTNGGSVEYIQKQIDDIRAKALLNHHQVKIGVNGFAIARDNEKEARAVLQDILDNSDFDAVKSFHHEVQNAGNASPEKEGNWAKSTFEDLVQYNDGFKTNLIGTPLQIAQRIIEYKKVGVNLMLLGFLHMQEELEYFGKNVIPLVRELEQQAD encoded by the coding sequence ATGGCTGAATTCAATTCTCAACCCATTAAATTTGCTTATTGGGTACCAAATGTTTCAGGTGGATTGGTTATAAGTAAAATCCCGCAACGTACCAACTGGGATCATACTTATAATCGCAGTCTGGCTCAAATCGCCGAAAGTGTAGGTTTTGACTACGCATTGACCCAAATTAGATTTACTGCTGGATATGGTGCTGAAAACCAGCATGAATCGATGACTTTTTCGCAAGATCTGCTTTCGGTAACCAATAAATTGAAAATCATTGCTGCCCTTTTACCTGGGCCCTGGAAACCGGTGTTGGCCGCTAAACAGATAGCAACAATCAGTCAACTTTATGGTGCCCGTATTGCGGTTAATATTGTTAGCGGTTGGTTTCGCGGTGAATTTAAAGCGATTGGTGAACCGTGGTTGGATCATGAAGAACGCTATTTACGTTCTGAAGAATTTATCCGTTGCTTGAAAGGGATCTGGTCACAACCTGCGTTCAGTTTTTCTGGTGATTTTTATCGTTTTCATGATTATATTTTAAACCCCAAGCCACAGACACCCTTACCGGAAATTTTTCAAGGAGGGAGTTCCAGAGCTGCCAGAGACATGGCTGCGCGCGTTTCTGATTGGTATTTTACTAATGGCGGCAGTGTGGAATATATTCAAAAACAAATCGACGATATCAGAGCTAAGGCGTTATTGAATCATCATCAGGTAAAAATAGGCGTTAACGGTTTTGCTATTGCCCGTGATAATGAGAAAGAGGCTCGCGCAGTATTACAGGATATTTTAGATAATAGTGATTTTGACGCAGTGAAAAGTTTCCATCATGAAGTGCAAAATGCGGGAAATGCATCACCAGAAAAAGAAGGAAACTGGGCAAAATCAACTTTTGAAGATCTTGTGCAGTATAATGACGGCTTTAAAACCAACCTTATTGGCACGCCATTACAAATAGCCCAACGAATTATTGAATATAAAAAAGTTGGCGTAAACCTGATGTTGCTTGGATTTTTGCATATGCAGGAAGAGCTAGAGTATTTTGGCAAAAATGTCATTCCACTTGTTAGAGAATTGGAACAACAAGCCGATTGA